One window from the genome of Rufibacter tibetensis encodes:
- a CDS encoding fasciclin domain-containing protein — translation MDVFKKLLMLALILAGFSACKDAWEDHTKLNDPALSSNLMQEISINPRTSRFSELLVQTGLSEVLGSSKSFTVWAPSNEALQNLDQNVLNNPDRLKQFVSNHISYQQYFTHTTLPASSQIKTLSGKNIFWNKSAGTVDGARIAVANLYAGNGVLHLIDAPLTPRLNSWEFLIGTNLSPRQKAYMQSLEERVFVDSLAVQTGVDPTTGKPVYDPATGFVQQNQFFQRVYNIANEDSVYTFIMLTDEAYTAEFNRFQKFFATSTADSTNALTNWAVTKDLAFRGIYTKETLPQTLVSRSGVQVSINKNAVVREERTSNGIVLLVNSLTVANQEKIRPIRVEGESIFDIRASRLSHPDRAGNVSIQTRRSAIPGETFRYLRATGHGISGLWLRYVIPNVNSTKYKVYWSVINDFQAASFNQRLVLGTPDATVFPYKAVEASSLPVRQELGEYSVAKYGNLNAFLRSAMSTNNALNPLTLDYLELVPVF, via the coding sequence ATGGACGTATTTAAAAAATTGCTGATGCTCGCATTAATCCTGGCAGGTTTCTCAGCCTGTAAAGATGCTTGGGAGGATCATACGAAGTTGAATGACCCTGCATTGAGTAGTAACTTAATGCAGGAGATTAGCATAAACCCTAGGACTAGCCGGTTTAGTGAATTGCTTGTTCAAACAGGCTTATCTGAGGTGCTGGGATCTTCTAAATCATTCACAGTTTGGGCCCCTTCAAATGAGGCATTGCAGAATTTAGATCAGAATGTTCTCAATAACCCAGACAGGTTAAAGCAGTTTGTAAGCAACCATATCAGCTATCAGCAATATTTTACCCATACTACGCTGCCTGCTTCGTCTCAGATTAAGACGTTAAGCGGAAAAAATATTTTCTGGAATAAGTCAGCGGGTACGGTAGATGGGGCAAGAATCGCAGTCGCAAATTTGTATGCCGGTAATGGAGTATTGCATCTAATTGATGCGCCTCTTACTCCCCGCTTGAATTCCTGGGAGTTCCTGATCGGTACCAATCTTAGTCCCCGCCAGAAAGCCTACATGCAATCTTTGGAGGAAAGGGTTTTTGTAGATAGTCTAGCAGTACAAACAGGAGTAGATCCAACGACCGGAAAACCTGTGTATGATCCTGCTACCGGCTTTGTACAACAAAACCAATTTTTTCAACGGGTATATAATATAGCCAATGAAGATTCTGTCTATACCTTCATCATGCTGACAGATGAAGCTTATACTGCAGAGTTTAACAGATTCCAGAAGTTCTTCGCCACCAGTACTGCTGATAGTACCAATGCGCTGACAAATTGGGCAGTAACTAAAGATCTTGCCTTCAGAGGAATCTATACAAAGGAGACTTTACCGCAGACTCTGGTTTCCAGATCTGGCGTGCAGGTAAGTATCAATAAGAATGCAGTTGTACGTGAAGAGCGTACCTCTAATGGGATAGTGTTGTTGGTAAATAGCCTTACTGTTGCAAACCAGGAGAAAATCAGGCCAATCAGGGTAGAGGGCGAATCCATCTTTGACATTAGAGCCTCACGGTTAAGTCATCCTGATAGAGCAGGCAATGTCTCCATTCAGACAAGAAGAAGCGCAATACCAGGTGAGACTTTCAGATACCTTCGTGCTACTGGTCACGGCATCTCTGGTTTATGGTTAAGGTATGTGATTCCAAATGTGAACTCAACCAAGTACAAAGTTTATTGGAGCGTCATTAATGATTTCCAGGCTGCTTCTTTTAATCAAAGATTAGTACTTGGAACACCAGATGCCACAGTATTCCCCTATAAAGCTGTAGAGGCTTCGTCTTTGCCCGTGCGTCAGGAACTGGGAGAGTATTCAGTGGCTAAATACGGCAATTTAAATGCCTTCCTCAGAAGTGCCATGTCTACTAACAATGCACTCAATCCGCTTACCCTGGATTACCTGGAATTAGTACCGGTATTTTAA
- a CDS encoding SusC/RagA family TonB-linked outer membrane protein, with protein sequence MSDTVAVARKPVGGVMITGTVTAAATKLPLAGISVSIPGYSAALTDDKGNFSLSVPSTASTLTLEGEGFQRKEVPIKGRSNLAVSLYEGNFTSIYDLAVLPNSISKPINQVTGAVVSLDPIQQKWSTSAESPENYLQGKVAGLNVVRRSGTPGIGANLFLRGYSSLFTTNQPLIIVDGMIYDMNDYGGSIIKNHFTNPLSNIDIKDIDNITVIKDAASIYGSKGANGAILITTGRAQELATKIDFATYAGVNLTPNLIPVMNASNYRIYLSDVLKSSGLTDNQIQARPYMNDDVSRLGYYTYHNNTNWQEEVLKRSYSQNYYMRVVGGDNIAKYALSLGVLDSDGIVQNTGLQRYNTLFNADLNMTPKLTVNSNLAFTYSEQSLADQGIAPSTNPIFLGLIKAPFLSKNEISDEGITSPNLSDTDVFNVGNPSVLTSNIQTKGINYRFFGSAKFNYAFTKNLSASTQYGITYDKIRESFFVPRRGTSAEQLENAIAESRMGAQVQRLFATFSDTRLAYTNTFNNIHSVDGSIGFRYSKNESESDTGLGYNSATDELRTINTGAAALRRAGGEIGDWLWLNYYAGANYGLLSKYFLSFNVAVDGSSRFGKEAKDGISLFNRKFGVFPSVGAAWLVSSENFMAGVDFIDMLKLRTTYSISGNDDIGNYTARQYYVSQSLLDFQGLVRGNIGNPALQWETNRKINAGVDLGFFNERLSVSVDAYRNVTDNMLVREQLISATGFDFMFTNNGKMLNKGLELSLNSRLVNTGFFKWDLGLTLSKYKNEVTDLSSDQFITQFAGANILTRVGQEANLFYGYKTNGVYTTNEEAAQSGLRTRTPSGEVVAFQGGDMRFVNFNNEGASMGVIDESDMVVIGNPNPDFTGMFNTRLEYKRFSLDTYFTFSKGNDIYNYTRAQLESASGTANQTDAVINRWRTDGQVTDMPRASWGDPVGNARFSDRWIEDGSYLRLRTLTLKYDLPLNTKYIKSASFYATGNNLLTFSKYKGYDPEFSAGETIFAQGIDVGMIPQFRSVLLGVRIGL encoded by the coding sequence GTGTCTGATACTGTAGCGGTTGCCCGTAAACCAGTGGGTGGTGTAATGATAACAGGTACTGTAACAGCAGCGGCAACTAAACTCCCATTGGCTGGAATAAGTGTGAGTATACCTGGTTATTCTGCTGCGCTAACAGATGATAAAGGTAATTTCTCCCTCTCTGTACCCTCCACTGCGTCTACCCTTACCTTAGAAGGAGAAGGCTTTCAGCGGAAAGAAGTGCCAATAAAGGGGAGAAGCAATTTAGCGGTGAGTCTATATGAAGGAAACTTTACTTCTATTTATGATTTAGCAGTTCTACCCAACAGCATCAGTAAGCCAATCAACCAGGTAACTGGGGCAGTAGTGTCATTAGATCCTATTCAACAGAAGTGGAGTACCTCTGCTGAATCGCCGGAGAACTATCTGCAGGGAAAGGTGGCAGGCCTTAATGTGGTTCGTAGGTCTGGTACTCCCGGGATTGGGGCCAACCTTTTTTTAAGAGGCTATTCTTCTCTGTTTACCACTAACCAGCCCCTGATCATTGTAGATGGTATGATCTACGACATGAACGATTATGGTGGTTCCATCATCAAAAATCACTTCACCAACCCACTCTCTAACATTGACATCAAAGACATAGACAACATTACAGTTATCAAAGACGCTGCTTCTATTTATGGTTCAAAAGGAGCAAACGGGGCAATTTTGATTACCACTGGTAGGGCCCAGGAGTTGGCCACGAAGATTGACTTTGCTACTTACGCAGGCGTAAACCTGACGCCCAATCTTATTCCGGTAATGAATGCCTCTAATTACCGCATTTATTTATCTGATGTATTAAAAAGCAGTGGGCTTACAGATAATCAGATCCAGGCGCGGCCCTACATGAATGATGATGTTTCCCGCCTTGGCTATTATACCTATCATAATAATACTAACTGGCAGGAAGAAGTATTAAAAAGAAGCTACAGCCAGAACTATTACATGCGGGTAGTGGGTGGTGATAACATTGCAAAATATGCCTTATCACTTGGAGTATTGGATAGTGACGGCATTGTCCAAAATACAGGTCTCCAGAGGTATAACACCTTGTTTAATGCAGACCTGAACATGACGCCAAAGCTGACGGTAAATTCAAATCTTGCCTTTACTTACAGCGAGCAGAGTTTGGCTGACCAGGGCATCGCTCCGAGTACAAATCCTATCTTCTTAGGATTGATCAAGGCTCCGTTCCTGTCTAAGAATGAAATATCAGACGAGGGTATCACTTCTCCAAACCTTTCTGATACTGATGTATTTAACGTGGGTAACCCCTCTGTTTTAACCAGCAATATCCAAACCAAAGGAATCAACTACCGGTTTTTTGGCTCCGCTAAATTCAACTATGCCTTTACTAAAAATCTGTCAGCCAGCACCCAGTATGGTATTACCTATGATAAAATACGGGAGAGTTTCTTTGTGCCACGCAGAGGAACAAGCGCAGAGCAGTTGGAAAATGCAATTGCTGAAAGCAGAATGGGGGCACAGGTACAAAGATTGTTTGCCACGTTCAGTGACACCCGGCTTGCCTATACCAACACTTTTAACAACATACACAGTGTTGACGGCAGCATAGGCTTTAGATACAGTAAAAACGAAAGTGAATCTGATACTGGTTTAGGGTATAACTCAGCCACAGATGAATTAAGAACGATTAATACCGGAGCTGCTGCCTTACGCAGAGCAGGTGGTGAGATTGGAGATTGGCTTTGGTTGAACTATTATGCCGGTGCTAACTATGGCTTGTTAAGCAAATACTTCCTTTCTTTTAATGTGGCAGTAGATGGTTCTTCCCGCTTCGGGAAAGAGGCGAAAGACGGCATTAGCTTGTTCAATAGAAAGTTCGGGGTATTCCCATCTGTGGGTGCTGCCTGGCTTGTTTCTTCTGAAAACTTTATGGCTGGCGTAGACTTCATTGATATGCTGAAGCTGCGTACCACCTACAGCATAAGCGGTAATGATGACATAGGGAACTATACCGCCCGCCAATACTATGTTTCACAAAGCCTTTTGGATTTCCAGGGTTTGGTAAGGGGCAACATTGGCAACCCAGCCTTGCAATGGGAAACCAACCGTAAGATAAATGCTGGAGTAGATCTGGGTTTTTTCAATGAAAGGCTTTCTGTTAGTGTAGATGCCTACCGTAACGTGACAGATAACATGCTGGTGCGTGAACAACTGATCTCTGCTACCGGATTTGATTTCATGTTTACCAATAACGGTAAAATGTTGAATAAAGGCCTTGAACTTTCTTTAAACAGCCGCCTTGTTAACACGGGCTTCTTCAAATGGGACCTGGGTTTGACACTTTCCAAATACAAAAATGAAGTTACGGACCTGTCTTCTGATCAGTTCATAACTCAGTTTGCGGGTGCCAATATTCTTACCAGAGTGGGCCAGGAAGCAAACTTATTCTATGGTTACAAAACAAATGGTGTTTACACAACTAATGAAGAAGCTGCCCAGTCAGGACTAAGAACCAGAACTCCAAGTGGCGAAGTAGTAGCTTTCCAGGGGGGAGATATGCGTTTTGTTAACTTCAATAACGAGGGTGCCTCTATGGGGGTGATTGACGAAAGCGACATGGTAGTAATAGGAAATCCTAATCCTGATTTTACCGGCATGTTTAACACCCGCCTGGAGTATAAGAGGTTCTCCCTTGATACCTACTTTACTTTCAGCAAAGGCAACGACATTTATAATTATACTAGAGCACAGTTGGAATCTGCTTCCGGAACTGCTAACCAAACAGATGCTGTCATTAACAGATGGAGAACAGACGGCCAGGTAACAGATATGCCAAGAGCTAGCTGGGGAGACCCCGTAGGTAACGCCCGTTTCTCTGACAGATGGATTGAAGACGGCTCTTACCTGCGTTTAAGAACCCTGACCTTGAAATATGACCTGCCGCTGAACACTAAGTACATTAAATCAGCCTCCTTCTATGCTACAGGTAACAACTTGCTGACCTTCTCTAAATACAAAGGATATGATCCTGAGTTTAGCGCCGGAGAAACCATCTTTGCCCAAGGAATAGATGTAGGGATGATTCCTCAGTTTAGATCAGTCCTGCTGGGTGTAAGAATAGGTCTGTAA